One window of the Candidatus Yanofskybacteria bacterium genome contains the following:
- a CDS encoding N-acetyltransferase, with translation MESQPSRPIFIVGHKTILRPIELSDVPQLLVWANDPEIRQFIARYRPVSEKYEKEWVEKSATDETKIVFMIEEKTSRKAIGVMGLHRINWKDRSCTTGAYIGQKDLWGKGYGTDAKMFLLDYAFNTLNLRRIESAAYEYNKRSIHYSLHCGYKIEGRKRKAKFSNGRYWDDVLLALFKKEWLPIWKRYKKTGKIK, from the coding sequence ATGGAATCACAGCCAAGTAGGCCAATCTTTATCGTGGGGCACAAAACCATACTGAGGCCAATTGAACTATCGGATGTCCCCCAATTACTAGTATGGGCCAATGATCCGGAGATAAGGCAATTCATAGCTAGATACAGACCAGTTTCTGAGAAATATGAGAAGGAGTGGGTAGAGAAAAGCGCAACAGACGAAACTAAGATTGTATTTATGATAGAAGAAAAGACGAGCCGAAAGGCAATCGGTGTTATGGGGTTGCATAGAATTAATTGGAAAGACAGATCGTGTACCACGGGAGCTTATATTGGCCAGAAAGATCTCTGGGGTAAGGGCTATGGAACCGATGCCAAAATGTTTCTACTCGATTATGCTTTTAATACTCTAAATCTTCGTCGAATTGAATCGGCGGCGTACGAATATAATAAAAGAAGTATTCACTACAGTCTCCATTGCGGATATAAAATCGAAGGGCGAAAGCGAAAAGCTAAATTCAGTAATGGCAGGTATTGGGATGATGTGCTTCTTGCGCTATTCAAAAAAGAGTGGCTGCCAATCTGGAAGAGATACAAGAAGACCGGGAAGATAAAATAA
- the rplI gene encoding 50S ribosomal protein L9 has product MIKVILLENIKGYGLIGDVKNVADGYAKNFLFPKKWAKPATSGTAKEIENLRKKATIMVEIERKNAEGVAEQMKTLVTEIVRKANDGGTLFDGIDKIDIVEAVKVATRIELEEDMITLEDKIKKVGEYIVPVELMKDIKTELKVIVKAE; this is encoded by the coding sequence ATGATTAAAGTAATACTATTAGAAAATATAAAAGGCTACGGCCTGATTGGTGACGTCAAGAATGTTGCCGATGGCTATGCTAAGAACTTCCTGTTTCCGAAAAAATGGGCTAAACCGGCCACTAGTGGCACAGCTAAGGAGATAGAGAATCTACGGAAGAAGGCGACCATCATGGTCGAGATTGAGAGAAAAAATGCCGAAGGCGTCGCAGAGCAAATGAAAACGCTCGTCACCGAAATCGTTAGAAAAGCTAATGACGGCGGAACTCTATTCGACGGTATAGATAAAATAGATATTGTCGAGGCCGTGAAAGTAGCTACTCGAATCGAATTAGAGGAAGACATGATCACACTCGAAGACAAGATTAAGAAAGTTGGAGAGTACATAGTCCCGGTAGAGCTTATGAAAGACATCAAGACAGAGCTCAAGGTGATCGTCAAAGCCGAGTAA
- the typA gene encoding translational GTPase TypA: MEIRNIAIIAHVDHGKTALTDALMKQTGMVEEGFSMDSNDLERERGITIYSKNASLFYKGTKINIVDTPGHADFSSEVERVLRSIDTVLLVVDAQEGPMPQTKFVLKKSLELGLKPIVVINKIDKPAADPKQANEDVLELFMDLGANDEQLDFKTVYAIGRDGIAKNELHHESVDLTPLLDTILLDVPAAKADTSLPLRLQPFNLAYDNFLGRLGIGRIYEGVIKTGSTVFVKQPNGITTSGKITKLFTFDGMKRKEVEQAEAGDIVMVAGLPDIYIGETLCDSPDQELLPSINVDEPTISLNFLVNDSPFAGREGKFVTTRQIRERLEKELEVNIGLKIDFNSNEFYKVYGRGELHIAILLENMRREGYELQVSQPQVITKDVDGVKHEPYEEAIIDVPDLLAGVVIQKLGKRSGIMTAMQQHHGETRLTFEVPTRGLLGFRNEFIIDTRGEGILSSRFIGFRPHVGDIKKKETGSMVSAETGKALGFSLYNLQERGTLYIDPNTQVYEGMVIGNTAKGNDLNVNPIKGKKLTNMRASGSDENIILIPPLTISLERGLEVMSEDEYLEITPQSIRLRKKYLTDIDRIRAERKNNGN; encoded by the coding sequence ATGGAAATACGCAATATCGCAATTATAGCTCACGTGGATCATGGCAAAACTGCTCTGACCGATGCCCTAATGAAGCAGACAGGCATGGTTGAAGAAGGTTTTAGCATGGACTCGAATGACCTAGAAAGAGAAAGAGGCATAACCATTTATTCAAAAAATGCATCTTTATTTTACAAAGGGACCAAGATAAATATCGTTGATACTCCAGGCCACGCTGATTTTAGCTCTGAAGTCGAGCGCGTGCTAAGGTCAATCGACACGGTTTTGCTAGTCGTGGATGCCCAAGAAGGTCCGATGCCACAGACTAAATTTGTTTTAAAAAAGTCGCTTGAGCTAGGACTCAAGCCGATTGTAGTTATTAATAAAATAGATAAACCAGCGGCTGATCCCAAGCAAGCCAACGAAGATGTCCTTGAATTATTTATGGATCTTGGTGCCAACGACGAGCAATTAGACTTCAAGACTGTTTATGCCATTGGTCGCGATGGTATCGCTAAGAACGAACTTCATCATGAATCTGTCGATTTAACTCCGCTTCTGGATACTATCCTATTAGACGTTCCGGCGGCTAAGGCTGACACATCGCTACCATTGAGATTGCAGCCGTTTAATCTAGCCTATGATAATTTCTTAGGCAGATTAGGCATAGGCAGGATATACGAAGGCGTCATAAAGACTGGAAGTACGGTTTTTGTTAAGCAGCCTAATGGTATCACTACTAGTGGCAAGATAACCAAACTCTTTACTTTTGATGGCATGAAAAGAAAAGAAGTCGAGCAGGCCGAAGCAGGGGATATTGTCATGGTCGCCGGTTTGCCAGATATATACATAGGCGAGACATTATGCGACTCTCCGGACCAAGAATTATTGCCATCAATCAACGTTGACGAGCCAACCATTAGTCTGAACTTCTTAGTTAACGACTCGCCATTCGCCGGTCGCGAAGGAAAATTTGTTACCACTCGTCAGATTAGAGAAAGATTAGAGAAAGAGCTAGAAGTAAACATTGGATTAAAAATAGATTTTAATTCTAATGAATTTTATAAAGTATACGGTAGGGGAGAATTGCACATTGCCATTCTACTTGAGAACATGAGAAGAGAGGGCTACGAACTTCAGGTGTCTCAGCCTCAAGTTATTACCAAAGACGTGGATGGCGTTAAACACGAGCCATACGAAGAGGCAATAATCGATGTACCAGACCTACTGGCTGGAGTCGTAATCCAAAAACTAGGCAAAAGATCGGGCATAATGACCGCTATGCAGCAACATCATGGCGAGACCAGACTAACCTTTGAAGTACCCACCAGAGGCCTCTTGGGCTTCAGAAATGAGTTTATAATCGATACTAGAGGCGAAGGCATCCTATCCAGCAGGTTTATTGGTTTTAGACCTCATGTTGGAGATATAAAGAAAAAGGAAACTGGCTCGATGGTTTCAGCTGAGACTGGCAAGGCTCTCGGCTTTTCGTTGTACAATTTGCAAGAAAGGGGAACCCTGTACATTGATCCCAATACTCAAGTATACGAGGGTATGGTCATAGGCAATACGGCCAAAGGCAACGACTTAAACGTAAACCCGATTAAGGGCAAGAAACTTACCAATATGCGCGCCTCTGGTTCTGATGAAAATATTATCCTGATTCCTCCGCTAACAATCTCTCTTGAGCGTGGCTTGGAAGTTATGTCCGAAGATGAATATCTAGAGATAACTCCTCAGAGCATAAGACTCAGGAAAAAATATCTCACCGATATTGATCGCATTCGCGCCGAAAGGAAGAATAACGGCAACTAA
- the nadE gene encoding NAD(+) synthase, protein MYRTLLNRRFNNIFFIPALSRFSFTKFTYCREWGIIVLYGQLFPKEGAVKVKDPKAIIEHIGQWLREKLTIKPDHEPVAVIGLSGGIDSALVALICLYNNIEVVTVNMSCHSSKWSFDRAQEFTSTYRLKFISIPLTDAADNILDWADHGLYGYRLGRLGWAQLPKQDMIDRGSFFSCLRAPVLDYVAKRVGGLIVGTGNRDEDFILRYFNKRGDGAVDLSPIADLHKSEVRQLFEWLAFECAPTSFKGEMPPAADAILEAKPSADLWGGEPQYDEDELGLTYDQVEEVDKIVEVLEPEFWSLGLQDREFEINLWLDNEMISNNEAEIIRKVSAMELVTKHKANPNIPVCPIREHDEWFVNDTD, encoded by the coding sequence ATGTATCGGACGCTTTTAAATAGACGATTTAATAACATATTCTTTATACCGGCTCTTAGCCGGTTTTCTTTTACTAAATTTACTTATTGCCGAGAATGGGGAATTATTGTATTATATGGCCAGCTATTTCCCAAGGAGGGAGCCGTGAAGGTTAAAGATCCGAAAGCGATTATTGAGCATATCGGTCAATGGTTACGCGAGAAATTGACTATCAAGCCAGACCATGAGCCTGTGGCAGTTATAGGTCTTTCAGGTGGTATTGATTCGGCGTTAGTGGCACTAATCTGCCTATATAACAATATCGAGGTCGTAACTGTGAATATGTCATGCCATTCAAGTAAGTGGAGCTTCGATAGGGCTCAGGAATTTACCAGTACTTATCGCTTGAAATTTATCTCCATACCACTGACTGACGCAGCTGACAATATTTTGGATTGGGCTGATCACGGATTATATGGCTACCGGCTTGGTCGTCTCGGCTGGGCTCAACTACCCAAGCAAGACATGATCGATCGAGGTAGCTTTTTCTCTTGCTTACGAGCGCCGGTACTCGATTACGTGGCCAAGCGTGTTGGTGGATTGATTGTTGGCACCGGCAACAGAGACGAAGATTTTATCCTGCGCTATTTCAATAAGCGCGGCGACGGAGCTGTTGATTTGTCGCCAATCGCTGATCTGCATAAGAGCGAAGTTCGCCAATTGTTCGAATGGCTAGCTTTCGAATGCGCACCGACATCATTTAAAGGCGAAATGCCTCCAGCAGCCGATGCGATTCTGGAAGCTAAGCCATCGGCAGATCTCTGGGGTGGCGAGCCCCAATATGACGAAGACGAACTTGGCCTGACTTACGATCAGGTCGAAGAAGTAGATAAAATCGTCGAAGTTCTTGAGCCTGAGTTTTGGAGTCTTGGTCTCCAAGACAGAGAATTTGAAATTAACTTGTGGTTAGATAACGAAATGATCTCTAACAATGAAGCGGAAATTATTCGAAAAGTGTCCGCAATGGAACTTGTTACCAAGCACAAGGCTAATCCCAACATTCCCGTCTGCCCAATCCGCGAGCATGACGAGTGGTTCGTGAACGATACCGACTAA
- the def gene encoding peptide deformylase: MAEITKIPEKILRKILEKIDPEDIKNGAYTTLISDMKVSMLKNEGVGLAANQIGKDLAIFVIAPYLAKEHDVPEVYFNPEITEYSKELDELEEGCLSIPKYFAPIKRSKKVMIKFVDEQGKKQKIKARGFLARVYQHETDHLHGLVIKDRK; encoded by the coding sequence ATGGCTGAAATAACCAAAATTCCAGAAAAAATACTCAGAAAGATTCTCGAGAAGATCGATCCTGAAGATATAAAAAATGGCGCCTATACGACGCTCATTTCCGATATGAAAGTTTCCATGCTCAAGAACGAAGGCGTCGGATTAGCAGCCAACCAAATCGGCAAGGATCTGGCCATATTTGTCATAGCCCCATATCTGGCTAAAGAACACGATGTGCCAGAAGTATATTTTAATCCCGAGATAACTGAATATTCAAAAGAATTGGATGAGCTTGAAGAGGGTTGTCTATCCATCCCAAAATATTTCGCGCCCATAAAACGCTCCAAGAAAGTAATGATTAAATTCGTCGACGAACAAGGTAAAAAACAGAAAATAAAAGCGCGAGGTTTCCTCGCGCGGGTCTACCAACATGAGACCGACCATCTCCACGGCCTCGTCATCAAAGACCGCAAATAG
- a CDS encoding cysteine desulfurase NifS has protein sequence MSAFSLLWSIDRNYVLILLMKEVYLDNAAATPVDSRVLRKMIPYMKNEYGNPSSLHFKGLEAKRAVIVAREKISKIIGGSPFEIIFTSSGTESANLAIFGVAEQYKNIGKHIIVSSIEHAAVFESVKKLQKLGFKITFLKVDAKGYVDLDELKKSLRRDTILVSIIYANNEIGTIQKISQISKIIKTYRNNNNLPILHIDACQAPCLLSMNAGSLGADLLTLNSAKVYGPKGVGLLFKNKRITISPTILGGGQERGLRSGTENVAGIIGFTEALGISDKMRASETKRLSAIKKYAIQKIYGKYPEAIFNGDTENGLASIINVSIPSKVAERMVLDLSIKGVCISSGSACIQADSEKPSRVLSAIGLTRERALASIRISMGRETTKKDIDYLMKYL, from the coding sequence ATGTCGGCTTTTAGTTTGCTCTGGTCAATTGATCGTAATTATGTTTTAATATTGTTAATGAAAGAAGTATACCTAGACAATGCGGCGGCTACTCCTGTTGATTCGAGAGTGCTGAGAAAGATGATACCCTACATGAAAAACGAATATGGCAATCCGTCCTCTTTGCATTTTAAAGGTCTCGAGGCCAAACGTGCAGTTATTGTAGCTCGGGAGAAGATATCAAAAATAATTGGGGGATCACCTTTTGAAATTATATTCACATCCTCTGGCACGGAGTCGGCCAATCTGGCCATATTTGGAGTAGCTGAACAATACAAGAATATCGGCAAGCACATCATAGTATCGAGCATTGAGCATGCAGCTGTTTTCGAATCGGTGAAGAAATTACAGAAGTTAGGATTCAAAATAACTTTCTTAAAAGTAGACGCCAAAGGGTACGTGGACTTAGATGAACTAAAAAAATCATTGAGAAGAGATACAATTTTAGTATCTATCATATACGCTAATAATGAAATTGGCACAATTCAAAAGATTAGCCAGATATCGAAGATTATAAAAACATATAGAAACAATAATAACCTTCCTATCCTACATATAGACGCCTGCCAAGCTCCGTGCTTGCTAAGTATGAATGCTGGTTCATTAGGCGCTGATCTCTTAACTCTTAATAGCGCCAAAGTTTATGGCCCAAAGGGCGTGGGATTACTTTTTAAAAATAAAAGGATTACTATATCCCCCACGATTTTAGGCGGGGGACAGGAGCGTGGCTTAAGGTCTGGAACCGAAAATGTCGCAGGTATAATCGGCTTCACTGAGGCGCTTGGCATATCGGATAAGATGAGGGCGAGTGAGACCAAGAGACTGTCTGCGATAAAGAAATATGCCATTCAAAAAATTTATGGTAAATATCCAGAAGCTATATTTAATGGCGATACGGAGAATGGATTGGCAAGTATTATCAATGTATCAATTCCTAGTAAGGTTGCCGAACGAATGGTTTTAGACTTGAGCATCAAGGGCGTGTGCATATCTTCTGGCTCTGCTTGTATCCAGGCAGATTCTGAGAAGCCTTCGCGCGTATTGTCTGCTATCGGACTCACTAGAGAGCGAGCATTAGCGAGTATTAGGATATCTATGGGTAGAGAGACGACAAAGAAAGATATCGATTATTTGATGAAATATTTATAA
- the priA gene encoding primosomal protein N' — MYILEVIPLTSLPVNAPQILSYFCHENLSRGALVEIPLGSRKVTAIVISSDSVDQIKISLKKTGYQLKQISKILSETPQISEYQLKIASWIARFYYAPLGLSVKSVIPPFAFKKKYARNDSLANLNNLPHNLAEIKPTIILTEAKSFLINLKSHIKSTLEKGRQVAILVSDKTIATYLAEEIKTMAAFSVEKTAIVNSSLSNKSHFDISNGLESGEIKIIIGTRSILFSQFKNLGLLIVEDSNNEMYKSDMTPKYNAANLAEEVARLNNAELILANQTLGVNDYLNTVEAKSNFINRKSHPKLSIEMVDIIQEFKDDNFSIFSQKLKAAMIDCVNNDKKTLILSPRLGYSGTLICQNCGASVVCSNCEIPMRVHKTVNLVLVCHHCTQSRQVPDHCANCNSGKLKPSGSPGSQKIFETIMRFIEYGQMKKAPALILDSDVIKNDLEENEAIETLNKPGPAVIISTQMIYSHRFKYNFDLVGIINIDALTAFVDFQIEERLNNQIQKIFDFEPKRLIIQTYNPNSSILNYVANDKIEDFLKNELRMRKMFLYPPYAKIIKLSYRHLNKQKAYLAARVASEKLRMARMQLKLEDKIILNDSSTTFLSRENNYYYYNMILKIEPSVSNLREFLKYVPSGWNIDVDPARIF; from the coding sequence ATGTACATACTCGAAGTCATACCCCTAACAAGTTTGCCAGTAAATGCTCCGCAAATATTAAGCTATTTTTGTCATGAAAATTTATCTCGCGGAGCATTAGTAGAAATTCCCCTAGGTAGTCGAAAAGTTACTGCCATAGTGATATCTTCTGATTCAGTTGATCAAATAAAAATATCCTTAAAGAAAACTGGCTATCAGCTCAAGCAAATATCCAAAATCCTATCTGAAACGCCTCAAATATCCGAATACCAATTAAAAATTGCCTCTTGGATCGCCAGATTTTATTACGCACCTCTGGGCCTCTCCGTTAAATCTGTCATTCCACCTTTTGCATTCAAGAAGAAGTATGCTCGAAATGATTCGCTCGCCAATCTTAATAATCTGCCGCATAACTTAGCGGAAATTAAGCCAACAATCATTTTAACTGAGGCTAAATCTTTTCTGATTAATCTTAAATCGCACATTAAGTCTACACTGGAGAAAGGAAGGCAAGTTGCGATTCTTGTTTCCGATAAAACCATAGCCACCTATTTGGCCGAAGAGATTAAGACAATGGCAGCCTTTTCGGTCGAAAAGACTGCCATTGTAAATTCTTCACTTTCAAACAAAAGCCATTTTGATATTTCGAATGGACTAGAATCCGGTGAGATCAAAATCATAATTGGCACACGATCTATCCTATTCAGTCAATTCAAAAATCTTGGCTTATTAATTGTCGAAGACTCAAACAACGAGATGTACAAGTCAGACATGACACCCAAATATAACGCCGCCAATCTCGCCGAAGAAGTCGCTCGCCTCAACAATGCTGAGCTCATATTAGCCAATCAAACTCTCGGAGTTAATGATTACCTCAATACCGTCGAGGCTAAATCGAATTTCATAAATCGAAAATCGCATCCGAAGCTGAGCATAGAGATGGTGGACATAATTCAAGAATTCAAGGATGATAATTTTTCCATATTTAGCCAGAAACTTAAGGCTGCCATGATCGATTGCGTCAATAACGACAAAAAAACTCTCATCCTCTCTCCACGACTCGGCTACTCTGGAACATTAATATGTCAAAATTGTGGAGCTTCGGTCGTGTGTTCAAACTGCGAAATCCCCATGCGCGTCCACAAGACAGTCAACCTAGTCTTAGTTTGTCATCATTGCACCCAATCTCGACAAGTACCAGATCATTGCGCCAACTGTAATAGCGGCAAACTAAAACCATCTGGATCACCAGGCAGTCAAAAAATATTTGAGACAATCATGCGTTTTATTGAATACGGCCAGATGAAAAAAGCGCCAGCGCTTATACTTGATTCCGATGTTATTAAGAACGACTTAGAAGAAAACGAAGCCATAGAAACCCTGAATAAACCCGGCCCGGCTGTAATAATATCCACTCAGATGATATATAGCCATCGTTTTAAATATAATTTTGATCTAGTCGGGATTATAAACATCGACGCCCTAACTGCATTCGTGGATTTCCAAATCGAGGAGCGGCTAAACAATCAAATCCAAAAGATATTTGACTTCGAGCCGAAGAGGTTGATCATCCAAACATATAACCCAAATTCCAGCATTCTTAATTACGTTGCCAACGATAAAATTGAGGATTTCCTTAAAAACGAGCTGCGGATGAGAAAAATGTTCCTCTATCCGCCCTACGCGAAGATAATAAAGCTATCATATCGTCATCTAAACAAGCAAAAAGCCTATCTAGCCGCTAGAGTTGCTAGCGAAAAGTTAAGAATGGCTAGAATGCAATTGAAGCTAGAAGATAAAATAATATTGAATGATTCTTCGACTACATTTCTTAGTAGAGAGAATAACTATTACTATTATAATATGATTCTAAAAATCGAACCTAGCGTTAGTAATTTACGTGAATTTCTTAAATATGTTCCCTCCGGTTGGAACATCGACGTCGACCCCGCTAGGATCTTCTAA
- a CDS encoding methionyl-tRNA formyltransferase, producing MKIIFFGTPEFAIPSLKKLIEAGFNIAAVVTTPDEPTGRKGTLTPPPVKIFAEKNGLMFSQPTLLSDDRFFEEFKGLEPDVCIVVAYGKLIPKRYLEVPKYGFINIHPSLLPKYRGPSPIQSAILNGDSATGVSIMIIDEKMDHGPILKQIEYVISKDGYFYDTQKELADIGANLLLETLPEYLNGKIIPRKQNDGQATYVGMLDRHHGRIDWAKSAESIYNQVRALSLNPGTWTTLNGKTLNIFRAEMVELASYDKIIREKNRLLIRASNNYISPTVLQLEGKKILPIKDFLNGLGDDNIIIA from the coding sequence ATGAAAATAATATTTTTCGGAACACCAGAATTCGCCATCCCAAGCCTCAAAAAATTAATTGAAGCTGGTTTTAATATTGCAGCGGTAGTTACCACGCCCGACGAGCCAACCGGTAGGAAAGGCACGTTGACTCCCCCGCCAGTTAAAATTTTCGCCGAAAAAAATGGTTTAATGTTCTCGCAGCCAACCCTCCTGAGCGATGACCGATTTTTTGAAGAATTTAAGGGTCTAGAACCAGACGTATGTATTGTAGTCGCTTACGGTAAGCTCATACCAAAAAGATATCTCGAAGTTCCAAAATATGGCTTTATCAATATTCACCCATCTCTATTGCCGAAATATCGTGGCCCATCTCCCATTCAATCGGCTATTCTTAATGGTGATAGCGCCACCGGAGTTTCGATTATGATAATTGATGAGAAGATGGATCATGGCCCGATATTAAAACAAATTGAGTACGTCATATCCAAAGATGGCTACTTTTACGACACTCAGAAAGAATTAGCCGATATAGGAGCAAATCTGTTACTTGAAACGTTGCCCGAATATCTGAATGGCAAGATTATCCCCAGAAAACAGAATGACGGGCAGGCGACGTACGTGGGCATGCTAGATCGACATCATGGTAGGATAGATTGGGCTAAATCAGCCGAAAGCATCTATAACCAAGTTCGAGCTTTGAGTCTCAATCCCGGTACCTGGACAACCCTAAACGGTAAAACGTTGAATATTTTTAGAGCTGAAATGGTTGAGCTTGCTAGCTACGATAAGATAATCAGAGAGAAAAATAGACTCCTCATCCGAGCATCAAATAACTACATATCCCCAACAGTCCTCCAGCTTGAAGGCAAAAAGATTCTACCCATCAAAGACTTCCTCAACGGTCTAGGCGATGACAATATAATCATTGCCTAA
- a CDS encoding glutamate--tRNA ligase: MDKNPEIRVRMAPSPTGYLHIGSARTTLFNWLYARSLGGIFVLRIEDTDAERSKKEFEDDIIGGLKWLGLDWDEFYRQTERTDIYEKSLRKLLDSGKAFWCYHSQEELEAEKKSQIEKGDPQRHVCEHKKSSTGNGALGKGIIRLAVDENSIRKINFEDEIRGSIAQEERLLGDFSIAKDLKNPLYNFAVVVDDVDMKISHVIRGEDHISNTFKQILIYEALEENVPKFAHLPLILGTDRSKMSKRNSNTALDEYKKDYLPEAIMNFIAFLGYTYSKEIMSMDEMLKEFDLKKIHKSGAVWNVEKLDWINAQYVRQMEPEKFKEIVGIKEMPLAAVPFVTERLDKLTDVINYSYFWETPVYNKDLLKWKKATLEESIEALRKVRDIIDHQEFTDKEALRLGLDDLAKISGGDRGLIYWPLRAALSGKEKSPDPIEIAFVLGKEESLKRIDEATKILP, encoded by the coding sequence ATGGATAAGAACCCAGAAATAAGGGTTAGAATGGCGCCGTCACCAACGGGCTATTTGCATATTGGTAGTGCCAGAACCACCCTCTTTAATTGGCTATACGCTCGTAGCCTGGGAGGTATTTTTGTATTGAGGATAGAAGACACTGACGCCGAAAGATCAAAGAAAGAGTTTGAAGATGATATTATCGGTGGTCTCAAGTGGTTAGGTCTCGATTGGGACGAATTTTATCGCCAGACCGAACGCACGGATATATATGAGAAATCGTTGAGGAAATTACTCGATTCTGGTAAGGCATTCTGGTGCTATCATAGCCAAGAAGAGCTCGAGGCGGAAAAAAAATCGCAAATCGAAAAAGGTGATCCTCAGAGGCACGTGTGCGAGCACAAAAAGTCGAGTACGGGAAACGGCGCGCTTGGCAAAGGGATTATTAGACTTGCAGTGGATGAGAATTCAATCAGGAAGATTAATTTTGAAGATGAGATCAGAGGGAGCATAGCTCAAGAGGAGCGACTACTCGGAGACTTTAGCATAGCTAAAGACTTAAAAAATCCTCTATACAATTTTGCGGTAGTAGTTGATGATGTCGACATGAAGATATCCCATGTCATAAGAGGCGAAGATCATATATCTAACACATTTAAGCAGATACTAATTTATGAAGCGTTAGAAGAAAATGTTCCTAAATTCGCACATTTACCGCTAATCTTGGGCACGGATAGATCGAAGATGTCAAAACGTAACAGTAACACTGCACTGGATGAATATAAAAAAGATTATTTGCCCGAAGCTATCATGAACTTCATCGCTTTTTTGGGCTATACATACAGCAAAGAGATTATGAGCATGGATGAAATGTTGAAAGAGTTCGATCTTAAAAAGATTCATAAATCTGGCGCTGTTTGGAATGTTGAAAAGCTTGATTGGATAAACGCCCAGTACGTCAGACAAATGGAGCCCGAAAAGTTCAAAGAGATTGTTGGTATAAAAGAGATGCCTTTAGCGGCAGTGCCATTCGTCACAGAGAGGCTAGATAAACTAACGGACGTCATTAATTATAGTTATTTTTGGGAGACGCCAGTCTACAATAAAGATTTATTAAAATGGAAAAAGGCTACACTGGAAGAATCAATTGAGGCATTAAGAAAAGTCAGAGACATTATCGATCATCAAGAATTCACAGACAAAGAAGCGCTAAGGCTGGGGCTAGATGATCTAGCCAAAATATCAGGGGGAGACAGGGGCCTTATCTATTGGCCGCTCAGAGCAGCTCTAAGCGGGAAAGAAAAATCTCCAGATCCGATCGAGATAGCCTTTGTGCTCGGCAAAGAAGAATCATTAAAGAGAATAGACGAGGCAACAAAAATCCTGCCCTAG
- a CDS encoding 50S ribosomal protein L27, producing MAHTKAIGSTQLGRDSQPKYRGIKLYAGEKAKNGSILVRQVGNKILAGEGVRAGSDYTLYSVKEGVVKFTTTKKKCFDGSKREAKVIHVV from the coding sequence ATGGCACATACAAAAGCTATAGGCTCTACGCAGTTAGGTAGAGACTCACAACCAAAATATCGAGGAATCAAACTTTATGCCGGCGAAAAAGCTAAGAATGGCAGTATTTTAGTCAGGCAAGTTGGCAATAAGATCTTGGCTGGCGAAGGAGTTCGAGCTGGATCTGATTATACTCTATATTCCGTAAAAGAAGGCGTGGTCAAGTTCACCACTACAAAGAAGAAATGCTTCGATGGTTCTAAGAGAGAGGCAAAAGTGATTCACGTAGTCTAG